A window of Halichoerus grypus chromosome 12, mHalGry1.hap1.1, whole genome shotgun sequence contains these coding sequences:
- the NDUFB2 gene encoding NADH dehydrogenase [ubiquinone] 1 beta subcomplex subunit 2, mitochondrial, with product MSALTRLVPFVRVGGQWFRGPGSRAAGGSGVRHAGGGVHIEPRYRQFPQLTKSQVIQAEIFSGTMWFWILWRFWHDSDAVLGHFPYPDPSQWTDEELGILPDDED from the exons ATGTCGGCTTTGACGCGGCTGGTGCCTTTTGTTCGCGTTGGAGGCCAGTGGTTCAGAGGCCCCGGCTCGCGGGCGGCGGGAGGCAGTGGAGTTCGTCA TGCTGGCGGCGGCGTGCATATCGAGCCACGGTATAGACAATTTCCCCAGCTGACCAAGTCCCAGGTGATCCAGGCCGAGATTTTCAGTGGGACCATGTGGTTCTGGATTCTCTGGCGTTTTTGGCATGACTCAGATGCTGTGCTG GGTCACTTTCCATACCCAGATCCTTCCCAGTGGACGGATGAAGAACTAGGTATCCTTCCTGATGATGAAGACTGA